A window from Equus caballus isolate H_3958 breed thoroughbred chromosome 8, TB-T2T, whole genome shotgun sequence encodes these proteins:
- the MBD1 gene encoding methyl-CpG-binding domain protein 1 isoform X23 codes for MAEDWLDCPALGPGWKRREVFRKSGATCGRSDTYYQSPTGDRIRSKVELTRYLGPACDLTLFDFKQGVLCYPAPKAHSLAAPSRKQKKPSRPAKAQKRLVGPQRNEVRKEAPGDETKADTDTAPSSLPAPGCCENCGISFSGDGIRRQRLKTLCKDCRAQRIAFNREQRMFKRVGCGECAACRVTEDCGACSTCLLQLPQDVASGLFCKCERRRCLRIVERSRGCGVCRGCQTREDCGRCRVCLRPPRPGLRRQWRCVQRRCLRGKHGRRRGGCDSKMAAQRRRPRTQPLPPPPPSQPPESPELQPYTNRRQNRKCGACAACLRRMDCGHCDFCCDKPKFGGSNQKRQKCRWRQCLQFAMKRLLPSVRAGSEDGAGSPPPYTRRKRPGSTRRPRPKPPSATPTARPDRAQVPMKQEAGSGFVLPPPGTDLVFLREGASSPVQVPGPAPASTEALLQVKQEKADAQEDWTPGTAILTSPVLLPGCPSKAVDPGLPPVKQEPPDPEEDKGKESKDDSTSHSAPEEAGGAGTPVITEIFSLGGTRLRDTAVWLPRLRKLLAVNENEYFTELQLKEEAL; via the exons ccccacaggaGACAGGATCCGAAGCAAAGTAGAGCTGACCCGATACCTAGGCCCTGCGTGTGACCTGACCCTCTTCGACTTCAAACAAGGCGTCCTGTGCTATCCAGCCCCCAAG GCCCATTCCTTGGCTGCCCCCAGCAGGAAGCAGAAGAAGCCTTCAAGGCCAGCCAAGGCTCAGAAACGTCTGGTTGGACCTCAGAGGAATGAGGTCAGGAAGGAGGCCCCAGGGGATGAGACGAAGGCTGACACTGATACAGCCCCATCTTCGCTCCCTGCACCTGG GTGCTGTGAGAATTGTGGAATCAGTTTCTCAGGGGATGGTATCCGAAGGCAGCGGCTCAAGACATTGTGCAAGGACTGCCGAG cGCAGAGAATTGCCTTCAACCGGGAGCAGAGGATGTTTAAG CGAGTGGGCTGCGGGGAGTGTGCAGCCTGTCGGGTAACGGAGGACTGCGGGGCCTGCTCCACCTGCCTTCTGCAGCTGCCCCAAGACGTGGCCTCAGGGCTATTCTGCAAGTGTGAGCGGAGACGGTGCCTCCGAATTGTGGAAAGG AGCCGAGGGTGTGGAGTGTGCCGGGGCTGTCAAACCCGAGAGGACTGTGGCCGCTGCCGAGTCTGCCTTCGCCCTCCCCGCCCTGGTCTCAGGCGCCAGTGGAGGTGCGTCCAGCGGCGCTGCCTACGG GGTAAACATGGCCGCCGCAGGGGAGGCTGCGACTCCAAGATGGCTGCCCAGCGGCGGCGCCCTCGAACCCAGCCgctgcctccacctcccccatCTCAGCCTCCAGAATCCCCAGAGCTG CAGCCTTACACGAATCGCCGACAGAACCGCAAGTGTGGGGCCTGTGCAGCCTGCCTTCGGCGGATGGACTGTGGCCACTGCGACTTCTGCTGTGACAAGCCCAAATTTGGGGGCAGCAACCAGAAGCGCCAGAAGTGTCGTTGGCGCCAATGCCTGCAGTTTGCCATG AAGCGGCTGCTGCCAAGTGTCCGGGCAGGGTCCGAGGATGGAGCAGGGTCGCCCCCACCTTACACTCGTCGAAAGAGGCCTGGCTCTACTCGACGGCCCCGTCCGAAGCCCCCCTCAGCCACACCCACAGCCCGACCAGACCGTGCCCAGGTTCCAatgaagcaggaagcaggcagTGGCTTTGTACTGCCCCCACCTGGCACCGACCTTGTGTTCTTACGGGAGGGTGCGAGCAGTCCCGTGCAGgtgcctggccctgccccagctTCCACAGAAGCCTTGTTGCAG GTGAAGCAAGAGAAGGCGGATGCCCAAGAAGACTGGACACCGGGCACAGCCATCCTGACTTCTCCTGTATTGCTGCCTGGCTGCCCCAGCAAG GCAGTAGACCCAGGCCTGCCACCTGTGAAGCAAGAGCCACCTGACCCTGAGGAGGACAAGGGGAAGGAGAGCAAAGATGACTCCACCTCTCACTCGgccccagaggaggcaggaggggctggcacaCCTGTG ATCACGGAGATTTTCAGCCTGGGTGGAACCCGCCTCCGGGACACAGCAGTCTGGTTGCCAAG gctACGTAAACTCTTAGCAGTAAATGAAAATGAGTATTTTACCGAACTGCAATTGAAAGAAGAAGCAttatag
- the MBD1 gene encoding methyl-CpG-binding domain protein 1 isoform X16: MAEDWLDCPALGPGWKRREVFRKSGATCGRSDTYYQSPTGDRIRSKVELTRYLGPACDLTLFDFKQGVLCYPAPKAHSLAAPSRKQKKPSRPAKAQKRLVGPQRNEVRKEAPGDETKADTDTAPSSLPAPGCCENCGISFSGDGIRRQRLKTLCKDCRAQRIAFNREQRMFKRVGCGECAACRVTEDCGACSTCLLQLPQDVASGLFCKCERRRCLRIVERSRGCGVCRGCQTREDCGRCRVCLRPPRPGLRRQWRCVQRRCLRGKHGRRRGGCDSKMAAQRRRPRTQPLPPPPPSQPPESPELQPYTNRRQNRKCGACAACLRRMDCGHCDFCCDKPKFGGSNQKRQKCRWRQCLQFAMKRLLPSVRAGSEDGAGSPPPYTRRKRPGSTRRPRPKPPSATPTARPDRAQVPMKQEAGSGFVLPPPGTDLVFLREGASSPVQVPGPAPASTEALLQEAQCPGLSWVVALPQVKQEKADAQEDWTPGTAILTSPVLLPGCPSKAVDPGLPPVKQEPPDPEEDKGKESKDDSTSHSAPEEAGGAGTPVITEIFSLGGTRLRDTAVWLPSFDDVGVLQKKLVPFITELNMHLTQELEKLKEDSGEGGAAAGLAAGLPAAPHQRGYVNS; the protein is encoded by the exons ccccacaggaGACAGGATCCGAAGCAAAGTAGAGCTGACCCGATACCTAGGCCCTGCGTGTGACCTGACCCTCTTCGACTTCAAACAAGGCGTCCTGTGCTATCCAGCCCCCAAG GCCCATTCCTTGGCTGCCCCCAGCAGGAAGCAGAAGAAGCCTTCAAGGCCAGCCAAGGCTCAGAAACGTCTGGTTGGACCTCAGAGGAATGAGGTCAGGAAGGAGGCCCCAGGGGATGAGACGAAGGCTGACACTGATACAGCCCCATCTTCGCTCCCTGCACCTGG GTGCTGTGAGAATTGTGGAATCAGTTTCTCAGGGGATGGTATCCGAAGGCAGCGGCTCAAGACATTGTGCAAGGACTGCCGAG cGCAGAGAATTGCCTTCAACCGGGAGCAGAGGATGTTTAAG CGAGTGGGCTGCGGGGAGTGTGCAGCCTGTCGGGTAACGGAGGACTGCGGGGCCTGCTCCACCTGCCTTCTGCAGCTGCCCCAAGACGTGGCCTCAGGGCTATTCTGCAAGTGTGAGCGGAGACGGTGCCTCCGAATTGTGGAAAGG AGCCGAGGGTGTGGAGTGTGCCGGGGCTGTCAAACCCGAGAGGACTGTGGCCGCTGCCGAGTCTGCCTTCGCCCTCCCCGCCCTGGTCTCAGGCGCCAGTGGAGGTGCGTCCAGCGGCGCTGCCTACGG GGTAAACATGGCCGCCGCAGGGGAGGCTGCGACTCCAAGATGGCTGCCCAGCGGCGGCGCCCTCGAACCCAGCCgctgcctccacctcccccatCTCAGCCTCCAGAATCCCCAGAGCTG CAGCCTTACACGAATCGCCGACAGAACCGCAAGTGTGGGGCCTGTGCAGCCTGCCTTCGGCGGATGGACTGTGGCCACTGCGACTTCTGCTGTGACAAGCCCAAATTTGGGGGCAGCAACCAGAAGCGCCAGAAGTGTCGTTGGCGCCAATGCCTGCAGTTTGCCATG AAGCGGCTGCTGCCAAGTGTCCGGGCAGGGTCCGAGGATGGAGCAGGGTCGCCCCCACCTTACACTCGTCGAAAGAGGCCTGGCTCTACTCGACGGCCCCGTCCGAAGCCCCCCTCAGCCACACCCACAGCCCGACCAGACCGTGCCCAGGTTCCAatgaagcaggaagcaggcagTGGCTTTGTACTGCCCCCACCTGGCACCGACCTTGTGTTCTTACGGGAGGGTGCGAGCAGTCCCGTGCAGgtgcctggccctgccccagctTCCACAGAAGCCTTGTTGCAG GAGGCCCAGTGCCCTGGCCTGAGTTGGGTTGTGGCCTTACCCCAGGTGAAGCAAGAGAAGGCGGATGCCCAAGAAGACTGGACACCGGGCACAGCCATCCTGACTTCTCCTGTATTGCTGCCTGGCTGCCCCAGCAAG GCAGTAGACCCAGGCCTGCCACCTGTGAAGCAAGAGCCACCTGACCCTGAGGAGGACAAGGGGAAGGAGAGCAAAGATGACTCCACCTCTCACTCGgccccagaggaggcaggaggggctggcacaCCTGTG ATCACGGAGATTTTCAGCCTGGGTGGAACCCGCCTCCGGGACACAGCAGTCTGGTTGCCAAG CTTCGATGATGTGGGTGTCCTGCAGAAGAAGCTGGTGCCCTTCATCACAGAGTTAAATATGCATCTGACCCAGGAATTAGAGAAGCTGAAGGAAGATTCCGGGGAAGGTGGAGCAGCTGCAGGCCTGGCTGCAGGCCTGCCTGCTGCCCCACACCAACGAG gctACGTAAACTCTTAG
- the MBD1 gene encoding methyl-CpG-binding domain protein 1 isoform X13, giving the protein MAEDWLDCPALGPGWKRREVFRKSGATCGRSDTYYQSPTGDRIRSKVELTRYLGPACDLTLFDFKQGVLCYPAPKAHSLAAPSRKQKKPSRPAKAQKRLVGPQRNEVRKEAPGDETKADTDTAPSSLPAPGCCENCGISFSGDGIRRQRLKTLCKDCRAQRIAFNREQRMFKRVGCGECAACRVTEDCGACSTCLLQLPQDVASGLFCKCERRRCLRIVERSRGCGVCRGCQTREDCGRCRVCLRPPRPGLRRQWRCVQRRCLRGKHGRRRGGCDSKMAAQRRRPRTQPLPPPPPSQPPESPELHPRALAPSPPAEFIYYCVDEDELQPYTNRRQNRKCGACAACLRRMDCGHCDFCCDKPKFGGSNQKRQKCRWRQCLQFAMKRLLPSVRAGSEDGAGSPPPYTRRKRPGSTRRPRPKPPSATPTARPDRAQVPMKQEAGSGFVLPPPGTDLVFLREGASSPVQVPGPAPASTEALLQEAQCPGLSWVVALPQVKQEKADAQEDWTPGTAILTSPVLLPGCPSKAVDPGLPPVKQEPPDPEEDKGKESKDDSTSHSAPEEAGGAGTPVITEIFSLGGTRLRDTAVWLPSFDDVGVLQKKLVPFITELNMHLTQELEKLKEDSGEGGAAAGLAAGLPAAPHQRGYVNS; this is encoded by the exons ccccacaggaGACAGGATCCGAAGCAAAGTAGAGCTGACCCGATACCTAGGCCCTGCGTGTGACCTGACCCTCTTCGACTTCAAACAAGGCGTCCTGTGCTATCCAGCCCCCAAG GCCCATTCCTTGGCTGCCCCCAGCAGGAAGCAGAAGAAGCCTTCAAGGCCAGCCAAGGCTCAGAAACGTCTGGTTGGACCTCAGAGGAATGAGGTCAGGAAGGAGGCCCCAGGGGATGAGACGAAGGCTGACACTGATACAGCCCCATCTTCGCTCCCTGCACCTGG GTGCTGTGAGAATTGTGGAATCAGTTTCTCAGGGGATGGTATCCGAAGGCAGCGGCTCAAGACATTGTGCAAGGACTGCCGAG cGCAGAGAATTGCCTTCAACCGGGAGCAGAGGATGTTTAAG CGAGTGGGCTGCGGGGAGTGTGCAGCCTGTCGGGTAACGGAGGACTGCGGGGCCTGCTCCACCTGCCTTCTGCAGCTGCCCCAAGACGTGGCCTCAGGGCTATTCTGCAAGTGTGAGCGGAGACGGTGCCTCCGAATTGTGGAAAGG AGCCGAGGGTGTGGAGTGTGCCGGGGCTGTCAAACCCGAGAGGACTGTGGCCGCTGCCGAGTCTGCCTTCGCCCTCCCCGCCCTGGTCTCAGGCGCCAGTGGAGGTGCGTCCAGCGGCGCTGCCTACGG GGTAAACATGGCCGCCGCAGGGGAGGCTGCGACTCCAAGATGGCTGCCCAGCGGCGGCGCCCTCGAACCCAGCCgctgcctccacctcccccatCTCAGCCTCCAGAATCCCCAGAGCTG CACCCCAGAGCCCTGGCCCCCTCGCCACCTGCTGAGTTCATCTATTACTGTGTAGACGAGGACGAGCTA CAGCCTTACACGAATCGCCGACAGAACCGCAAGTGTGGGGCCTGTGCAGCCTGCCTTCGGCGGATGGACTGTGGCCACTGCGACTTCTGCTGTGACAAGCCCAAATTTGGGGGCAGCAACCAGAAGCGCCAGAAGTGTCGTTGGCGCCAATGCCTGCAGTTTGCCATG AAGCGGCTGCTGCCAAGTGTCCGGGCAGGGTCCGAGGATGGAGCAGGGTCGCCCCCACCTTACACTCGTCGAAAGAGGCCTGGCTCTACTCGACGGCCCCGTCCGAAGCCCCCCTCAGCCACACCCACAGCCCGACCAGACCGTGCCCAGGTTCCAatgaagcaggaagcaggcagTGGCTTTGTACTGCCCCCACCTGGCACCGACCTTGTGTTCTTACGGGAGGGTGCGAGCAGTCCCGTGCAGgtgcctggccctgccccagctTCCACAGAAGCCTTGTTGCAG GAGGCCCAGTGCCCTGGCCTGAGTTGGGTTGTGGCCTTACCCCAGGTGAAGCAAGAGAAGGCGGATGCCCAAGAAGACTGGACACCGGGCACAGCCATCCTGACTTCTCCTGTATTGCTGCCTGGCTGCCCCAGCAAG GCAGTAGACCCAGGCCTGCCACCTGTGAAGCAAGAGCCACCTGACCCTGAGGAGGACAAGGGGAAGGAGAGCAAAGATGACTCCACCTCTCACTCGgccccagaggaggcaggaggggctggcacaCCTGTG ATCACGGAGATTTTCAGCCTGGGTGGAACCCGCCTCCGGGACACAGCAGTCTGGTTGCCAAG CTTCGATGATGTGGGTGTCCTGCAGAAGAAGCTGGTGCCCTTCATCACAGAGTTAAATATGCATCTGACCCAGGAATTAGAGAAGCTGAAGGAAGATTCCGGGGAAGGTGGAGCAGCTGCAGGCCTGGCTGCAGGCCTGCCTGCTGCCCCACACCAACGAG gctACGTAAACTCTTAG
- the MBD1 gene encoding methyl-CpG-binding domain protein 1 isoform X21 — protein MAEDWLDCPALGPGWKRREVFRKSGATCGRSDTYYQSPTGDRIRSKVELTRYLGPACDLTLFDFKQGVLCYPAPKAHSLAAPSRKQKKPSRPAKAQKRLVGPQRNEVRKEAPGDETKADTDTAPSSLPAPGCCENCGISFSGDGIRRQRLKTLCKDCRAQRIAFNREQRMFKRVGCGECAACRVTEDCGACSTCLLQLPQDVASGLFCKCERRRCLRIVERSRGCGVCRGCQTREDCGRCRVCLRPPRPGLRRQWRCVQRRCLRGKHGRRRGGCDSKMAAQRRRPRTQPLPPPPPSQPPESPELHPRALAPSPPAEFIYYCVDEDELQPYTNRRQNRKCGACAACLRRMDCGHCDFCCDKPKFGGSNQKRQKCRWRQCLQFAMKRLLPSVRAGSEDGAGSPPPYTRRKRPGSTRRPRPKPPSATPTARPDRAQVPMKQEAGSGFVLPPPGTDLVFLREGASSPVQVPGPAPASTEALLQVKQEKADAQEDWTPGTAILTSPVLLPGCPSKAVDPGLPPVKQEPPDPEEDKGKESKDDSTSHSAPEEAGGAGTPVITEIFSLGGTRLRDTAVWLPRLRKLLAVNENEYFTELQLKEEAL, from the exons ccccacaggaGACAGGATCCGAAGCAAAGTAGAGCTGACCCGATACCTAGGCCCTGCGTGTGACCTGACCCTCTTCGACTTCAAACAAGGCGTCCTGTGCTATCCAGCCCCCAAG GCCCATTCCTTGGCTGCCCCCAGCAGGAAGCAGAAGAAGCCTTCAAGGCCAGCCAAGGCTCAGAAACGTCTGGTTGGACCTCAGAGGAATGAGGTCAGGAAGGAGGCCCCAGGGGATGAGACGAAGGCTGACACTGATACAGCCCCATCTTCGCTCCCTGCACCTGG GTGCTGTGAGAATTGTGGAATCAGTTTCTCAGGGGATGGTATCCGAAGGCAGCGGCTCAAGACATTGTGCAAGGACTGCCGAG cGCAGAGAATTGCCTTCAACCGGGAGCAGAGGATGTTTAAG CGAGTGGGCTGCGGGGAGTGTGCAGCCTGTCGGGTAACGGAGGACTGCGGGGCCTGCTCCACCTGCCTTCTGCAGCTGCCCCAAGACGTGGCCTCAGGGCTATTCTGCAAGTGTGAGCGGAGACGGTGCCTCCGAATTGTGGAAAGG AGCCGAGGGTGTGGAGTGTGCCGGGGCTGTCAAACCCGAGAGGACTGTGGCCGCTGCCGAGTCTGCCTTCGCCCTCCCCGCCCTGGTCTCAGGCGCCAGTGGAGGTGCGTCCAGCGGCGCTGCCTACGG GGTAAACATGGCCGCCGCAGGGGAGGCTGCGACTCCAAGATGGCTGCCCAGCGGCGGCGCCCTCGAACCCAGCCgctgcctccacctcccccatCTCAGCCTCCAGAATCCCCAGAGCTG CACCCCAGAGCCCTGGCCCCCTCGCCACCTGCTGAGTTCATCTATTACTGTGTAGACGAGGACGAGCTA CAGCCTTACACGAATCGCCGACAGAACCGCAAGTGTGGGGCCTGTGCAGCCTGCCTTCGGCGGATGGACTGTGGCCACTGCGACTTCTGCTGTGACAAGCCCAAATTTGGGGGCAGCAACCAGAAGCGCCAGAAGTGTCGTTGGCGCCAATGCCTGCAGTTTGCCATG AAGCGGCTGCTGCCAAGTGTCCGGGCAGGGTCCGAGGATGGAGCAGGGTCGCCCCCACCTTACACTCGTCGAAAGAGGCCTGGCTCTACTCGACGGCCCCGTCCGAAGCCCCCCTCAGCCACACCCACAGCCCGACCAGACCGTGCCCAGGTTCCAatgaagcaggaagcaggcagTGGCTTTGTACTGCCCCCACCTGGCACCGACCTTGTGTTCTTACGGGAGGGTGCGAGCAGTCCCGTGCAGgtgcctggccctgccccagctTCCACAGAAGCCTTGTTGCAG GTGAAGCAAGAGAAGGCGGATGCCCAAGAAGACTGGACACCGGGCACAGCCATCCTGACTTCTCCTGTATTGCTGCCTGGCTGCCCCAGCAAG GCAGTAGACCCAGGCCTGCCACCTGTGAAGCAAGAGCCACCTGACCCTGAGGAGGACAAGGGGAAGGAGAGCAAAGATGACTCCACCTCTCACTCGgccccagaggaggcaggaggggctggcacaCCTGTG ATCACGGAGATTTTCAGCCTGGGTGGAACCCGCCTCCGGGACACAGCAGTCTGGTTGCCAAG gctACGTAAACTCTTAGCAGTAAATGAAAATGAGTATTTTACCGAACTGCAATTGAAAGAAGAAGCAttatag
- the MBD1 gene encoding methyl-CpG-binding domain protein 1 isoform X17 yields the protein MAEDWLDCPALGPGWKRREVFRKSGATCGRSDTYYQSPTGDRIRSKVELTRYLGPACDLTLFDFKQGVLCYPAPKAHSLAAPSRKQKKPSRPAKAQKRLVGPQRNEVRKEAPGDETKADTDTAPSSLPAPGCCENCGISFSGDGIRRQRLKTLCKDCRAQRIAFNREQRMFKRVGCGECAACRVTEDCGACSTCLLQLPQDVASGLFCKCERRRCLRIVERSRGCGVCRGCQTREDCGRCRVCLRPPRPGLRRQWRCVQRRCLRGKHGRRRGGCDSKMAAQRRRPRTQPLPPPPPSQPPESPELHPRALAPSPPAEFIYYCVDEDELQPYTNRRQNRKCGACAACLRRMDCGHCDFCCDKPKFGGSNQKRQKCRWRQCLQFAMKRLLPSVRAGSEDGAGSPPPYTRRKRPGSTRRPRPKPPSATPTARPDRAQVPMKQEAGSGFVLPPPGTDLVFLREGASSPVQVPGPAPASTEALLQEAQCPGLSWVVALPQVKQEKADAQEDWTPGTAILTSPVLLPGCPSKAVDPGLPPVKQEPPDPEEDKGKESKDDSTSHSAPEEAGGAGTPVITEIFSLGGTRLRDTAVWLPRLRKLLAVNENEYFTELQLKEEAL from the exons ccccacaggaGACAGGATCCGAAGCAAAGTAGAGCTGACCCGATACCTAGGCCCTGCGTGTGACCTGACCCTCTTCGACTTCAAACAAGGCGTCCTGTGCTATCCAGCCCCCAAG GCCCATTCCTTGGCTGCCCCCAGCAGGAAGCAGAAGAAGCCTTCAAGGCCAGCCAAGGCTCAGAAACGTCTGGTTGGACCTCAGAGGAATGAGGTCAGGAAGGAGGCCCCAGGGGATGAGACGAAGGCTGACACTGATACAGCCCCATCTTCGCTCCCTGCACCTGG GTGCTGTGAGAATTGTGGAATCAGTTTCTCAGGGGATGGTATCCGAAGGCAGCGGCTCAAGACATTGTGCAAGGACTGCCGAG cGCAGAGAATTGCCTTCAACCGGGAGCAGAGGATGTTTAAG CGAGTGGGCTGCGGGGAGTGTGCAGCCTGTCGGGTAACGGAGGACTGCGGGGCCTGCTCCACCTGCCTTCTGCAGCTGCCCCAAGACGTGGCCTCAGGGCTATTCTGCAAGTGTGAGCGGAGACGGTGCCTCCGAATTGTGGAAAGG AGCCGAGGGTGTGGAGTGTGCCGGGGCTGTCAAACCCGAGAGGACTGTGGCCGCTGCCGAGTCTGCCTTCGCCCTCCCCGCCCTGGTCTCAGGCGCCAGTGGAGGTGCGTCCAGCGGCGCTGCCTACGG GGTAAACATGGCCGCCGCAGGGGAGGCTGCGACTCCAAGATGGCTGCCCAGCGGCGGCGCCCTCGAACCCAGCCgctgcctccacctcccccatCTCAGCCTCCAGAATCCCCAGAGCTG CACCCCAGAGCCCTGGCCCCCTCGCCACCTGCTGAGTTCATCTATTACTGTGTAGACGAGGACGAGCTA CAGCCTTACACGAATCGCCGACAGAACCGCAAGTGTGGGGCCTGTGCAGCCTGCCTTCGGCGGATGGACTGTGGCCACTGCGACTTCTGCTGTGACAAGCCCAAATTTGGGGGCAGCAACCAGAAGCGCCAGAAGTGTCGTTGGCGCCAATGCCTGCAGTTTGCCATG AAGCGGCTGCTGCCAAGTGTCCGGGCAGGGTCCGAGGATGGAGCAGGGTCGCCCCCACCTTACACTCGTCGAAAGAGGCCTGGCTCTACTCGACGGCCCCGTCCGAAGCCCCCCTCAGCCACACCCACAGCCCGACCAGACCGTGCCCAGGTTCCAatgaagcaggaagcaggcagTGGCTTTGTACTGCCCCCACCTGGCACCGACCTTGTGTTCTTACGGGAGGGTGCGAGCAGTCCCGTGCAGgtgcctggccctgccccagctTCCACAGAAGCCTTGTTGCAG GAGGCCCAGTGCCCTGGCCTGAGTTGGGTTGTGGCCTTACCCCAGGTGAAGCAAGAGAAGGCGGATGCCCAAGAAGACTGGACACCGGGCACAGCCATCCTGACTTCTCCTGTATTGCTGCCTGGCTGCCCCAGCAAG GCAGTAGACCCAGGCCTGCCACCTGTGAAGCAAGAGCCACCTGACCCTGAGGAGGACAAGGGGAAGGAGAGCAAAGATGACTCCACCTCTCACTCGgccccagaggaggcaggaggggctggcacaCCTGTG ATCACGGAGATTTTCAGCCTGGGTGGAACCCGCCTCCGGGACACAGCAGTCTGGTTGCCAAG gctACGTAAACTCTTAGCAGTAAATGAAAATGAGTATTTTACCGAACTGCAATTGAAAGAAGAAGCAttatag
- the MBD1 gene encoding methyl-CpG-binding domain protein 1 isoform X22: MAEDWLDCPALGPGWKRREVFRKSGATCGRSDTYYQSPTGDRIRSKVELTRYLGPACDLTLFDFKQGVLCYPAPKAHSLAAPSRKQKKPSRPAKAQKRLVGPQRNEVRKEAPGDETKADTDTAPSSLPAPGCCENCGISFSGDGIRRQRLKTLCKDCRAQRIAFNREQRMFKRVGCGECAACRVTEDCGACSTCLLQLPQDVASGLFCKCERRRCLRIVERSRGCGVCRGCQTREDCGRCRVCLRPPRPGLRRQWRCVQRRCLRGKHGRRRGGCDSKMAAQRRRPRTQPLPPPPPSQPPESPELQPYTNRRQNRKCGACAACLRRMDCGHCDFCCDKPKFGGSNQKRQKCRWRQCLQFAMKRLLPSVRAGSEDGAGSPPPYTRRKRPGSTRRPRPKPPSATPTARPDRAQVPMKQEAGSGFVLPPPGTDLVFLREGASSPVQVPGPAPASTEALLQEAQCPGLSWVVALPQVKQEKADAQEDWTPGTAILTSPVLLPGCPSKAVDPGLPPVKQEPPDPEEDKGKESKDDSTSHSAPEEAGGAGTPVITEIFSLGGTRLRDTAVWLPRLRKLLAVNENEYFTELQLKEEAL, from the exons ccccacaggaGACAGGATCCGAAGCAAAGTAGAGCTGACCCGATACCTAGGCCCTGCGTGTGACCTGACCCTCTTCGACTTCAAACAAGGCGTCCTGTGCTATCCAGCCCCCAAG GCCCATTCCTTGGCTGCCCCCAGCAGGAAGCAGAAGAAGCCTTCAAGGCCAGCCAAGGCTCAGAAACGTCTGGTTGGACCTCAGAGGAATGAGGTCAGGAAGGAGGCCCCAGGGGATGAGACGAAGGCTGACACTGATACAGCCCCATCTTCGCTCCCTGCACCTGG GTGCTGTGAGAATTGTGGAATCAGTTTCTCAGGGGATGGTATCCGAAGGCAGCGGCTCAAGACATTGTGCAAGGACTGCCGAG cGCAGAGAATTGCCTTCAACCGGGAGCAGAGGATGTTTAAG CGAGTGGGCTGCGGGGAGTGTGCAGCCTGTCGGGTAACGGAGGACTGCGGGGCCTGCTCCACCTGCCTTCTGCAGCTGCCCCAAGACGTGGCCTCAGGGCTATTCTGCAAGTGTGAGCGGAGACGGTGCCTCCGAATTGTGGAAAGG AGCCGAGGGTGTGGAGTGTGCCGGGGCTGTCAAACCCGAGAGGACTGTGGCCGCTGCCGAGTCTGCCTTCGCCCTCCCCGCCCTGGTCTCAGGCGCCAGTGGAGGTGCGTCCAGCGGCGCTGCCTACGG GGTAAACATGGCCGCCGCAGGGGAGGCTGCGACTCCAAGATGGCTGCCCAGCGGCGGCGCCCTCGAACCCAGCCgctgcctccacctcccccatCTCAGCCTCCAGAATCCCCAGAGCTG CAGCCTTACACGAATCGCCGACAGAACCGCAAGTGTGGGGCCTGTGCAGCCTGCCTTCGGCGGATGGACTGTGGCCACTGCGACTTCTGCTGTGACAAGCCCAAATTTGGGGGCAGCAACCAGAAGCGCCAGAAGTGTCGTTGGCGCCAATGCCTGCAGTTTGCCATG AAGCGGCTGCTGCCAAGTGTCCGGGCAGGGTCCGAGGATGGAGCAGGGTCGCCCCCACCTTACACTCGTCGAAAGAGGCCTGGCTCTACTCGACGGCCCCGTCCGAAGCCCCCCTCAGCCACACCCACAGCCCGACCAGACCGTGCCCAGGTTCCAatgaagcaggaagcaggcagTGGCTTTGTACTGCCCCCACCTGGCACCGACCTTGTGTTCTTACGGGAGGGTGCGAGCAGTCCCGTGCAGgtgcctggccctgccccagctTCCACAGAAGCCTTGTTGCAG GAGGCCCAGTGCCCTGGCCTGAGTTGGGTTGTGGCCTTACCCCAGGTGAAGCAAGAGAAGGCGGATGCCCAAGAAGACTGGACACCGGGCACAGCCATCCTGACTTCTCCTGTATTGCTGCCTGGCTGCCCCAGCAAG GCAGTAGACCCAGGCCTGCCACCTGTGAAGCAAGAGCCACCTGACCCTGAGGAGGACAAGGGGAAGGAGAGCAAAGATGACTCCACCTCTCACTCGgccccagaggaggcaggaggggctggcacaCCTGTG ATCACGGAGATTTTCAGCCTGGGTGGAACCCGCCTCCGGGACACAGCAGTCTGGTTGCCAAG gctACGTAAACTCTTAGCAGTAAATGAAAATGAGTATTTTACCGAACTGCAATTGAAAGAAGAAGCAttatag